The Vicia villosa cultivar HV-30 ecotype Madison, WI linkage group LG1, Vvil1.0, whole genome shotgun sequence genome includes a region encoding these proteins:
- the LOC131650749 gene encoding SUPPRESSOR OF GAMMA RESPONSE 1-like, with the protein MIPFGAELNKDVLKVSRELGKYQEAANLEFHHQKPSCSWLVDKSSIAAKIWHASGATERVISGSNPTTACPNCQHVIDNRRVTQEWPGLPRGVKFDPSDQEIMLHLLAKVGQENLKSHPLIDEFIPTIDMDEGICYTHPRYLPGVALDGSVSHFFHRAVKAYNSGSRKRRRVNGQDDLSYVRWHKTGKTKPILLNGVQIGSKKIMVLYSTQDSSGKTNWIMHQYHLGTKENEKHGEYVASKVFYQQPEHVKLRAKGDQDIRHTAEKESPITPNSVAGEPHRFIKQRSDMDQAQESHHTPETQVNLPELESPIFGSRDDNDELANIDMSMYRSMLETPINEGIDDIDLSQNLLDSQKFAEAFPSFKDLLPGQSLNRDGEHNEQHSLATCAHLGQDQLKNNIEDYQNLDLDTAKKNDIEDYQNLNLDIANKNYIEDNQNLDLDFANMNGIEDYQNLDLDFANMNGIEDYQNLGLDFANMNGIEDYQNLDLDFANMNGIEDYLNLELDSPTTDFGLSHLDFDLQDSYLAWDGYKKFN; encoded by the exons ATGATACCATTCGGAGCGGAGTTAAACAAGGATGTCCTAAAAGTCTCCCGAGAATTAGGAAAGTACCAAGAAGCCGCAAACCTTGAatttcatcatcaaaa ACCATCATGTTCGTGGTTGGTGGACAAAAGTAGCATTGCAGCCAAAATATGGCATGCATCTGGAGCAACCGAGAGAGTTATATCGGGAAGCAATCCAACTACAGCTTGCCCAAATTGTCAACATGTTATTGATAACCGTAGA GTAACACAAGAGTGGCCTGGACTACCTAGAGGTGTTAAATTTGATCCATCTGATCAAGAAATAATGTTGCACTTACTTGCAAAAGTTGGCCAAGAAAACTTAAAATCTCACCCTCTCATCGACGAATTTATCCCTACTATTGATATGGACGAGGGTATCTGCTATACTCATCCTCGATATTTACCAG gtGTTGCACTAGACGGAAGTGTTTCGCACTTTTTCCATAGAGCGGTAAAAGCTTATAATTCTGGCAGTCGAAAGCGTCGAAGAGTAAATGGTCAAGATGATTTAAGTTATGTCCGCTGGCACAAGACCGGAAAGACTAAGCCGATTCTTTTGAACGGGGTTCAAATAGGAAGTAAAAAGATTATGGTTCTCTATTCGACTCAGGATTCATCTGGTAAAACTAATTGGATTATGCATCAGTATCATCTTGGGACGAAAGAGAATGAAAAGCATGGAGAGTACGTTGCATCGAAAGTCTTTTACCAGCAGCCGGAGCATGTCAAACTGCGGGCCAAAGGTGATCAGGATATTCGTCACACCGCTGAAAAAGAGAGTCCTATCACTCCCAATTCTGTGGCTGGTGAGCCTCATCGGTTCATAAAGCAACGCTCGGATATGGACCAAGCTCAAGAATCTCATCATACTCCTGAG ACTCAGGTAAACCTTCCTGAGTTAGAAAGTCCGATATTTGGTAGTCGGGATGACAATGATGAGCTTGCAAATATAGATATGTCGATGTATAGGTCGATGTTAGAAACTCCGATTAATGAAGGGATAGATGACATTGACCTGTCACAGAACCTATTAGATTCACAAAAATTTGCGGAAGCATTTCCCTCGTTTAAGGATTTGCTTCCAGGCCAGTCTCTGAATAGGGATGGAGAGCATAATGAGCAACATAGTCTTGCTACATGTGCTCATCTAGGACAAGACCAGTTGAAGAACAATATTGAAGATTACCAAAATCTTGACCTGGACACTGCAAAGAAGAACGATATCGAAGATTACCAAAATCTTAACCTTGATATTGCAAACAAGAACTATATCGAAGATAACCAAAATCTTGACCTTGACTTTGCAAACATGAACGGTATCGAAGATTACCAAAATCTTGACCTTGACTTTGCAAACATGAACGGTATCGAAGATTACCAAAATCTTGGCCTTGACTTTGCAAACATGAACGGTATCGAAGATTACCAAAATCTTGACCTTGACTTTGCAAACATGAACGGTATCGAGGACTACCTAAATCTTGAACTTGACTCACCAACTACCGATTTTGGATTAAGTCATCTG GACTTCGATTTGCAGGATAGCTATCTTGCTTGGGATGGTTACAAGAAATTCAACTAA